CAATCGGGAGCGCCTCCCCCACCTTGTGGTTTTTTCTTGCCCATTGCGTCCTCTTGTCTCTGCGAATGCCGGGCTGCGGCTCAATCAGGCAGCGTCTTCGATCAGTTCTGCCCGTGTTTTCTCAGGCAGATAGGCGAGCAGCATCTCGCGGATCAGGTTCGGGCTCTTGTTCTCGCGGATCTGCATGATCCCGTCGATGATGAGGGTCTGGTTGAGATCTTCCCCATCCAGCTTGGAGTCAAGCTTGTCGACGATGGGGATGCAGATAACGTTGGAAACAAGAGCACCGTAAAGGGTTGTCAAAAGAGCGATGGCCATGGCGGGGCCGATAGCGGACGGATCGTCCATGGCTGCAAGCATCTGTACGAGGCCGACGAGCGTCCCAATCATGCCGAACGCCGGAGCGGCATCGCCGAGCTGTTTGTAGAAGCGTTTGCCTTCCTGCAGGCGCTCGATATAGAGATCGCGCTCCCGTTCCATGCTTTCACGGATGAAGTTGGGCTCATAACCGTCGGCGATGAACTGAACGCCCTTGGCGAGCACAGGATCATCGACGTCGACATTCTCAAGGCCCAGAGGGCCGCTTTTGCGAGCGACGTCTGCGAGCTCGGTAATTTTCTCGATCATGTCGCGCGGGTTTGATCCCTTGCCACCAAATGCGACCTTGCCACCTGTGATGATCGCGCCAAAGATCCCGCCGAGGGTGAAGCGGATGAGCGTTGCGGACAGACCACCGCCAATCACGATGAAAATGGACGGAATATCGATGAACTGGCCGATCGTGCCGCCCATCATGATTGCCGCAAGCACGATGCCGAAGGCTGCCACCATGCCGAGGAGGGTTGCGATATCCATTCCTGAAGTCCTGTTTTCAAGCCGGATCTTGTGTCCGTCGCCTTATTCTGTCTCTGGCAGTCTATGAAAACAGCTCTAAAGGTTTGCTAATGAAAAGGCTTCAAAGCCGCAAAAATCAAATAATTTCTGTTAGGGTTAACAAAGGGATAACGTGCAATTTGCGAGCCGGAAAGTGCAGCAATTCGGCACTTTCCGGCTTGGATTTGTGTTGATCAGGCTGCGCCGGTGCGCAGGAAATCATGCATGTGCACGATGCCGACCGGGCGCCCATCCTCGATCACAAAGATCGCGGTAATGGCAGCGCTGTTGAGCATCTCGATTGCGGTTGGCACCAGCATGTCTGGGCGCAGGGTCTTGGGGCTTCGGGTCATGATCTCGCTGACCGGTCTCGTCAGCAGATCGTCGGAAATATGACGACGCAAGTCACCGTCCGTGACCATGCCGATGAGGGTTCCGGCTTCATCCTGAATTCCCACGCAGCCGAAGCCTTTCTGGGACATCGTGAGGATGACATCACTCATGCGGCTGTCTTCCTTCGCGAGGGGCATGGACCAGCCCTTGTGCATCAGTTCGCGAACATACTGCAAGCTGGCGCCAAGGCTGCCGCCGGGATGGAAAACCCGGAAATCCGAAGCGGTGAAGCCGTGGCTTTCAAGCAGGGCGATTGCCAGCGCATCACCAAGGCAGAGCTGCATGGTGGTCGAGGTCGTCGGGGCCAGACCATGAGGGCAGGCTTCCTTGACCTTCGGGGGACACAGCGCGATGTCCGACTGCTGGGCAAGGGTGCTCAGGGGATTGGACGTCATGCCGATCAGCGGCACCTTGAAGCGGCGGGTGTAGGAGATGATGTTGGCCAGTTCGGCCGTCTCGCCAGACCAGGACATGGCCAGAACCACATCGATATGGCGGATCATGCCAAGGTCACCATGGCTTGCTTCGCCCGGATGGACGAAGAAGGCGGGTGTTCCGGTTGAGGCCAGCGTTGCGGCCAGCTTGCGAGCGATGTGGCCGCTCTTGCCCATGCCCGTCACGATCAGGCGACCACGGGCTTCCTGAATCACCTCAACGGTTTTCTCGAACGGCTCGCGCAACGGGCCATCAAGCGCCTCCCTCAACGCTTTCAGTCCCTCGATCTCATTCTCGATTGTTGCCTGAGCGGAGCTGAGGGGTGAAAGCTTTACGCTTTCCGATTGCATTGACATCTCATCCCTGCCTGTTTTTGATTGGTTGAGCGACTTCTACACCAAAGAAGGCGGCGAAGAAAGGGCTTAGTCCCGGCATGAGAAGATTGTAGAGCGCCACTGTCTGCTCTGTTTGGCAATATTCTGTTAACCAATTCTGTTTACCATCTGGAAAGGTTTGTCCGGGTCATGGCGGAGCCGTGCGACGGTCTCATGACCATCCCCTGTTTGTTTGCTTTCGACCGGTGAGGTCTCCCAGAAGGGCACCAATCGCGCGACCGGAGCTTTTTGAATGCGGCTTCTGCTCACATCCACCATGATGGTTGGTATTGCCCTTCCGGTGCTGTCTGGCGGTTCACCGGTCCATGCGCAGTCCGCTGCAGCACCCGTCGATGACACCACCGGCACGGCACCTGTGGATCCGTCGCTTTTTTCCGCTTCCATTCTTCCCGTTTTGCGCGGCAGCTCTGATATCGTGCCGCCTGTCGCATCGGCTTCTGCAAACCCCAGATATCGCAGTGCGACGACCGACTATCCCGTGGTGCCGACCTTGCCCGCCGAGCGGGCGATGGCCGAGCAGCAGACGAGCGGCCAGACCTCCGATCTGGGGGATTATGATCCTGAAGGCATCCGGGCTGGCTCGTTTGTCCTCTATCCCTCGCTCAGCATCCTTGGCACGGTGACAGACAATGTCGACAATGACAGTCGCAGCGACATGGGGCATTTGGGCAAGCTCGAGACCAGTGTCAAAGTTGAGTCCGATTGGGACCGGCATTCGCTCGAGCTCAACGGCAGTCTCGGCTTCACTGGATATCAGCAACCGGATCGCAAGCCCGAAAATGAGCAACATGGCGATGGCGAACTGATCCTTGAGCTCAGCGACGAGACCGATGTTTCGCTGACAGGCAGTGTCGACCGGACGATGGAAGAGCCGAGCAGCATCGAGCTGATCACATCTGGTGGGCAGGCTGCGATCGAGACTACGCTGAATGGCGGTGTTCAGATTGATCATGATGCGGGCCTGATCCAGCTCCAATTGAGGGGCTCGGTTGAAAGCGCCAATTATGAGGAAGATCCGGCCCGCGATTACAAGACCTATACGCTCGGAGGTCGAGTCGGCTTTGAGGCAACGGATCAGGTGATGCCGTTTGCTGATGTGGAAGTGAGCCGCAAGATCTTTGACAAGGGTCCCAACAGCGAGGATGGCGACAGCCTGCGCGGTGCCTTCGGGATTGCCATCACGGAGCGCGAGAAGCTGTCGGGTGAATTCTCCGTCGGTGCCATGAGTTGGCAGCCCAAGCAGAAGAGCAGCAAGGAGGACACGATCCTTTTTGCTGATGCCAGCCTCACATGGTCACCCAATTCGCTCTGGTCGCTGACGGGCGGTATCGAAACCAGCCTGACTTCAACTGCAACGTCCGCCAACTCGGTCTCGACCCATACGGTCAGCTTGGGTGCCGACTATGCCTTGAGGCGGAATGTTACTATCGGTTTCGACAGCAGCCTTGCACGCAATATCTATCGCGGGTCTTCAATGAAGGACTGGGAGTATGACGCCACGTTGCGGGCGGAATATTCCCTCAGCCGCTACACCAAGCTTGTGGCGAGCGCCACGCATGAAGGCCGGTCTGGCAATGTTCCGGATTCCGACTATCATGCCAACAGCGTACAGCTGGGCGTCACCTTCCAGCGCTAGAGCGCGTACTTCCGATTTTGGACTATTTGTGATTGGACCGGCAACCGGGTTGTCCCGGTTTGCCTTCCTATCAGTTGAATCGTCTGACACTCATGCGGGCGATGGCTGCGCCAGTGAAGTGGATGTCTTCAGCCCATGCTCCGCTTCCGGGCCCGAAGGTCTGGCTGATCATGCTCTCGGGCTTGCTCACGAGTGCGCGCAGATTGGTCGGAATGGGGCGGGACAGGCGGGCAAAGGTCGCAGTCTTGGTTGACTGGTTCATATGGACGAAGTGAGACATGCTCGCCGGGCCATAGGCGAAGGTCAGTTTTGCCAGTTGATCATGTCCCTGCATGACGCGCTGGTGTACGGTGCTGGCCTGTTGTCTCGTTCTCTGGTCAGGGCGTGGCAGAGCGGACAGGGTGGTGGCATCAGCATTCATGACAGGACTGATGTCGGAAGACAGGCTTGCCATCTGGGTCCGGTCATTTTTTGCGGTGTCGCGGCGTGGTGCGTTGGAGGGCAGCGAGGCAAGGAATGTCTTGTCCGCAGAGGCATAGGCAAAGCGGCTGGACGGCTCGCCCCGGGCCGCGCCACTCGTCTGTTCGGTCATGCGTGCCAGAACTTGTTCAGCCGTTTCTTTCTGCACGGTTTCAAGCGCAGTTGCCGTGTTCTCTGCCGGCTTGGCGGGTTGAGGTTTTGCCTCGGGCAGGGCAGAAGTGTAGTCCTTGGTCGGGATCGCATTCTGCGCCACGGGCAGGGATGCCAGCACGAAGCGGCCAGCTTCGGGGGCGGCCGGAGCCGTTGCGCCGATTTCGCTGTTGTTGGCGACATCCACTCCGTTGAAGGAGGCGGTCGTCGTCTCATCCTGCTGTTGCTGTATTTTCAGAGCACGCTCTGCTGCCAGCTGATCGAGGGTTTTGGGCTCAAGGGAAGACTCTGCACTTGCCAGCTGGAAGCTTTCACGAGGTTGCAACTCGGGTCTGACGCGCGGCAGGATCGCCAACTCAACGGGAGCCTCAGGCCCGGCGGCGGGTTCGACAGCGTCTGAAGTGTCTGCCTGCGCTGTCTGGCTTGCATTCTCTTCGTCTTCGAGCGCTTCATCGGTGGCATCTGCGACGAGATCAGGCTGTTCCGGGCCGAAAGGAACAACATCAGGCCGGTTTTCCGGGCTGCGTGGCAGGGTTGCCAGTGTCACGGGGAAGGCCGTGCCTTCGCCAGGTTCCTCTGCTGCGGGTGCCGAAGGTGCCTGCGTTGCGGAAAATTCCGGTCTCGGTGGCTCTTTGGGCGTACGGTTGAGCAGTGAGGAGAGCAATGAATTGCTTTCCTCAGGCTCGGCATTGTCAAGCTTTGCCAGTGCCAGCGGGCTGGTGTTTCTGCTCGGAGCGGCCCTTGCGACCTGACTGAAACGGCTGGCGTTTTTCGCATCGCGAACCATTTCGGCCTTGTGCCGTGCGACCATGGTCTTGGCCTGTTTGTAGCCTTTCAAAGGCTTGCCGTCGCTCGGCACATGCACCGTGTTGCCGTTCGGGAAGACCTTGACCAGCTGCTTGCGGGTCATGCGGGGCCAGTGGCGGACGGTGCCCGTGTCGATATGAACGAAGGGGGAGCCGGATGTTGGATAATAGCCAACGCCGCCCGACTGCATGAGCAGTCCGACCTTGCGGATGCTCGCCAGCGGAACGCCGGGGAGATAGAAGTCCATGGCTTGGCCGCGCATGTGGCGGCTTTTCTTGGCCACGCCACGGCTGCGGCTGCGCAGCATGTTGTTGGTTGCCGGGGAGCGATAGCCCGAGACCACATGAATGGGCTTTTTGGCGCCGGTTTCCTGCACTACCTGCCAGATCAGATCGAACAGCGCCGGATCCATGGTGGTGCTTTCGTTGCGCCGCCAATCGCGCAGGAACCGGTTCAGCTTGCGCAATCCGTCCGCATCGAACCTGCCATCGCGCTTGTAGACGATGGTGGCTTTTTCTTTCGTGTGGGTATTGTAGAGCGACAGTGAACGGGACGAGGCATGGGCCTCATTGGTCACAAAAGGGACTCCGGTCCCGAGCCCGGTGAGAAAGAGGCCGAGCAAACTTGCGACAAGGATGCGTCGCATAAGGTGGCAAGTCTGCAATGCAGAGCCAAGCCGGGACATGTGAGCTTCTTGTCTGGCCACTGGTCGTCCAATCATTTGCCGGAAAGCGATCCGACATGATTTTACCTGTGGGGCCGTTTTTCACATTGGCACCACAGCATTTCAACTCATCAAGGCTGCTACGCGGTGGTTCACTGAATAGCAGATTTATTCGTTATCTTCGAGACCATTATGCTTTGCATAAGGTTAACGAAAGCAGAATAATTCGGCTACAGCAAAGTTTGTTTCACCGTTACAGCAACAGTTGAAGACGTGATAAGTGGCAAATGGGGGGAAAAGAAGGCGAAAGGCGTGTTTTTACACGTCCTTTCCGCCTCTAGGTTGAGAAAAGATCTTAAAAGCCCAAAGCCTTTTTGACCTTTGCATTGTGGCCGTAGATGTCGGAGCGCAGCTGCAAGGTTCCGTTCTCGGACATCCATGTCGTGAAGTAGGCGAGATGGACCGGAATCTTCTTGCTCAGGGTAACCCACTTCTCGTCGCCGCCGATCATCTTCTTGAGACGGTCCGAGCCCCAGTTTTCGGTCTGGCGCAGGATTACGTCGGCAAAATCCATCGGGTTCTGGACGCGGACGCAGCCGTGGCTGAAGGCCCGATAATCGCGATTGAACAGGCTGCGCGACGGGGTGTCGTGCAAATAGACGGAATGCTGATTGGGGAACAGGAATTTGACGTCACCAAGAGCGTTGCGGGTGCCCGGCGTCTGGCGCAGACGAACCATGCCCGGCTCGACCTTTTCCCAGTCAAGCTTGGCGGGGTCTACCACCTGCGTGCGTCCCTTCACACTGGCCAGAACCTGATAGTTCGTGCTGGAGAAGAAGGAGCCCGGATCCGACTTGATCTTTGGCAACAGCTCGTTTGCTGCGATGGAATTGGGCACGTTCCAGTAGGGATTGACGACGACATATTCCATCTCATCAGAGAAGAGCGGCGTCTTGTGCTGGGCCTTGCCGACCACCACGCGGGTTTCGTGAATGATCTTGTCGTTGCGCGTGACTTCCAGATGGAAGCTCGGAATGTTGACCATGATGTGGAAGGCACCGAGGTCACGGGGCAGCCAGCGCCAGCGTTCCATGTTGGCGATGATGTCCGGGATCAGGTCTTCCGGATTCTTGTTGAGCACGGCTAGGGTCGCCTTGCCGGCAATGCCGTCGGCGATCAGGCCGTTGTCAGCCTGAAATTTCTCCACCTTATCGGAGACTTCCTTGCTGTAGAGATCGGCGTCCTGTTGCGGTACGGCCAGACCAAGCTTACGGCGCAAGAGGACGACGCGGGTATCGCGCATGCCGACCTTCATGCTTTTGCCTTCCGGCACGGACGGTGTGGAGCTG
This window of the uncultured Cohaesibacter sp. genome carries:
- a CDS encoding MotA/TolQ/ExbB proton channel family protein is translated as MDIATLLGMVAAFGIVLAAIMMGGTIGQFIDIPSIFIVIGGGLSATLIRFTLGGIFGAIITGGKVAFGGKGSNPRDMIEKITELADVARKSGPLGLENVDVDDPVLAKGVQFIADGYEPNFIRESMERERDLYIERLQEGKRFYKQLGDAAPAFGMIGTLVGLVQMLAAMDDPSAIGPAMAIALLTTLYGALVSNVICIPIVDKLDSKLDGEDLNQTLIIDGIMQIRENKSPNLIREMLLAYLPEKTRAELIEDAA
- a CDS encoding KpsF/GutQ family sugar-phosphate isomerase → MQSESVKLSPLSSAQATIENEIEGLKALREALDGPLREPFEKTVEVIQEARGRLIVTGMGKSGHIARKLAATLASTGTPAFFVHPGEASHGDLGMIRHIDVVLAMSWSGETAELANIISYTRRFKVPLIGMTSNPLSTLAQQSDIALCPPKVKEACPHGLAPTTSTTMQLCLGDALAIALLESHGFTASDFRVFHPGGSLGASLQYVRELMHKGWSMPLAKEDSRMSDVILTMSQKGFGCVGIQDEAGTLIGMVTDGDLRRHISDDLLTRPVSEIMTRSPKTLRPDMLVPTAIEMLNSAAITAIFVIEDGRPVGIVHMHDFLRTGAA
- a CDS encoding outer membrane beta-barrel protein; the encoded protein is MRLLLTSTMMVGIALPVLSGGSPVHAQSAAAPVDDTTGTAPVDPSLFSASILPVLRGSSDIVPPVASASANPRYRSATTDYPVVPTLPAERAMAEQQTSGQTSDLGDYDPEGIRAGSFVLYPSLSILGTVTDNVDNDSRSDMGHLGKLETSVKVESDWDRHSLELNGSLGFTGYQQPDRKPENEQHGDGELILELSDETDVSLTGSVDRTMEEPSSIELITSGGQAAIETTLNGGVQIDHDAGLIQLQLRGSVESANYEEDPARDYKTYTLGGRVGFEATDQVMPFADVEVSRKIFDKGPNSEDGDSLRGAFGIAITEREKLSGEFSVGAMSWQPKQKSSKEDTILFADASLTWSPNSLWSLTGGIETSLTSTATSANSVSTHTVSLGADYALRRNVTIGFDSSLARNIYRGSSMKDWEYDATLRAEYSLSRYTKLVASATHEGRSGNVPDSDYHANSVQLGVTFQR
- a CDS encoding DUF882 domain-containing protein, whose amino-acid sequence is MTNEAHASSRSLSLYNTHTKEKATIVYKRDGRFDADGLRKLNRFLRDWRRNESTTMDPALFDLIWQVVQETGAKKPIHVVSGYRSPATNNMLRSRSRGVAKKSRHMRGQAMDFYLPGVPLASIRKVGLLMQSGGVGYYPTSGSPFVHIDTGTVRHWPRMTRKQLVKVFPNGNTVHVPSDGKPLKGYKQAKTMVARHKAEMVRDAKNASRFSQVARAAPSRNTSPLALAKLDNAEPEESNSLLSSLLNRTPKEPPRPEFSATQAPSAPAAEEPGEGTAFPVTLATLPRSPENRPDVVPFGPEQPDLVADATDEALEDEENASQTAQADTSDAVEPAAGPEAPVELAILPRVRPELQPRESFQLASAESSLEPKTLDQLAAERALKIQQQQDETTTASFNGVDVANNSEIGATAPAAPEAGRFVLASLPVAQNAIPTKDYTSALPEAKPQPAKPAENTATALETVQKETAEQVLARMTEQTSGAARGEPSSRFAYASADKTFLASLPSNAPRRDTAKNDRTQMASLSSDISPVMNADATTLSALPRPDQRTRQQASTVHQRVMQGHDQLAKLTFAYGPASMSHFVHMNQSTKTATFARLSRPIPTNLRALVSKPESMISQTFGPGSGAWAEDIHFTGAAIARMSVRRFN
- a CDS encoding L,D-transpeptidase family protein — protein: MTLKLSIALMALGLAGAATSPVGATETDQSSPAVPAVTFAKAESSVTLIGQKAEATIENEIEALSTINKILDKLNSPRADGIDQQADQDLFDAVADAIDAIPGSKDFLEKRDNAALVSFYTDRNFRTAWFVNGEMTASARKLAFALSRADIDGLDPADFVTPSLSISRASGSSPSEIAEADIELSRAVTRYTRQAYAGRVDPRIFSKKVMTIKPHYPDSIEALKKIVRADNPRTIMRSYNPDHRGFVALRKEYNRLRLAKSDSSTPSVPEGKSMKVGMRDTRVVLLRRKLGLAVPQQDADLYSKEVSDKVEKFQADNGLIADGIAGKATLAVLNKNPEDLIPDIIANMERWRWLPRDLGAFHIMVNIPSFHLEVTRNDKIIHETRVVVGKAQHKTPLFSDEMEYVVVNPYWNVPNSIAANELLPKIKSDPGSFFSSTNYQVLASVKGRTQVVDPAKLDWEKVEPGMVRLRQTPGTRNALGDVKFLFPNQHSVYLHDTPSRSLFNRDYRAFSHGCVRVQNPMDFADVILRQTENWGSDRLKKMIGGDEKWVTLSKKIPVHLAYFTTWMSENGTLQLRSDIYGHNAKVKKALGF